The following DNA comes from Gadus chalcogrammus isolate NIFS_2021 chromosome 12, NIFS_Gcha_1.0, whole genome shotgun sequence.
GTTATTCTTCTTCGGGTCGATGGATCCATGAAGTGTGCCATCCCTACGATTCCCCCATGATGGTGTCTAgacgctggtggtggtgtgactATGGATGGCGTGCCTCGGCCCTGGAGGACCCAATCTCTTTCTCCGTCGACGCATGGAGCCTAATcccggaggagaaggggatggaggagggttTGCGATTCTTAATGAAAACAACAGGCAAGCGACAAGCATGATTGAGAGGTGTTTATATACTCTGCGCGTTGGCACGCATTTGTACTCCTAATCCATGAGTtactgattggctgagagaggaaggggcggggcctgcgATGACACATGGGAATTTAGAACCCAACATCGATGAATGATAAACAGAAGGGGAATGTCGTCCTCAATATATAACTTTTGCTTTAGCTACATTAGTATAGCTTTTAGTCATCTCTCTTCTTGGTCACCTTGTAGGGGTTGCCGCAGCAATGTGCTGATGCTGGCCGATGCTGTGGCAATATCCTGGTGATGACCTTATGGAGACCGTTAAACTAAGTTAACGAGGGCTGTTAGCCTAGCGTCAGCCCGGCGCAGTCCGCTACATTTAACTAAACCctgtccacacactcacacaggtacaTACACCACAAAACAGGAACGATAATAGTCCAGCCCTGCCCCATAAAGCAAGGCAAGGTCACTACAACGGGAGTTACAGCCCACTGTAATAAAGTACCACCTCTTCTTCACCTCTTCTGTTTCCTAATAATACAACTTTTGATttacattcacatgcacacacacacacacacatacacacacgcacacacgtgtacacagaaacacacagacacatgccacACACgcgtcgcacgcacacacacacatacacaaacacacagaccacacacacacacacacacacacacacacacacacacacacacacacacacacacacacacacacacacacacacacacacaaacaaacatataaaaaaacacacacacatataaatacatacatatatatacataaacacacaaagagtAAACTCATACACATACGCAAACGTCTTCTGTCTCAGGGTTTAGCTGTGCTTGAATCCAACATGATTATTTTATTCTAACCATAAAAGTGTCATTATAAAGCAGAAACAGGCTGATAAAACATTTAGGGGAGGTTATGGCCCAGGACTCAGTTGTTCAGAGGTCAGGTGTTTCGTAATGATCATATATTGTATGATTGTGTCCCTGCAGTTATCTCAGGATAATAAATTCCTGGGCATGTATTTTACGTGGCACCAACCTATTCAACTATCATTCGGATTGGTCCAAATACAGTAAACCAGCTGACTCTGCCTTAGCAACGTGATTGGATATTATTACTGAGTCGCTTGCTTTGTCATTGTTTGGGAGGAATGGTTAACATTGGTAGAGGACTTCACCAGTGAGCTAATAATACATACACAAGCACTCACGTACACAccgtcacatacacacatctatactctcccagacacacaaacatggaagTACACAAAGTTGTAATGATCAGAGTTTGCTTTTATTGTCATTTTAAGCgtcaaataatgaattgttattattattattgtcaaacATTTTTCAAtgctgtgcatgtgcttgtgcttgtgtgtgtgtgtgtgtgtgtgtgtgtgtgtgtgtgtgtgtgtgtgtgtgtgtgtgtgtgtgtgtgtgtgtgtgtgtgtgtgtgtgtgtgtgtgtgtgtgtgcgtgcgtgcgtgcgtgcggtcagggagagaaagagagagagagagagagagagagagactgcaggtATCTTGATTTTCATGACCTCGTTGAAGATCTCGCCCTGAACCAGATAATGACACACTGTGGTTGGACAACACTATAACCGTTCACATTACTCACACGTTCTCTATTCATGCTAATATTCGTTGTTATTTCACCGCAGACATAATCACCTTTGTGGAGAAAACTTAATTACTATTGACGAGCACATGTGTCTGACTCAACATGTTTTTTCTCTGCTTAGAGTGTAACCACATCAGCAGAATGAAGCCCAGATCATCTTGCTCACCGATGATAACAGGTTCCTGAGGCAGGGCCACGCCTGAACTCTAAAACTATTTTTACTCacccacactcaaacaaacactcactcacacataaatacacactcacccacacacgaacacacactcactcacacacaaatgcacaggaCCTACTGCTTCTAACTTAGAGAAATTCATACCAATAGGAattgtgtgtgatgatgtgaaCTGCTACAGTAATCCCTGGATGTAGTTGTTCGCTGTAATCTGTAAATGTTAACCAAAAAATTTATCCAAGAAGCAGGCCTGGTGCGATGGCTGGAGGCCGGAGAACAGAGGCTATATTGGTAATCGAGACATTAATGCACATGTTTTCTCCCCTGTTAAATCACAAATGCATTGAGTCCTTTAGAAATGTTCAGGTTGATAGCATGTTATTTGGAAGAGTTAATGCACCACAGCCCTCAATTCAGGTTAGCTCACATTCTATACAATTCCTGGGCCTTTTGAATCATTAGATTGTTGCAAAGCAACTTCAATTACACAGTGAATAATCATAATACTTTTGAAACCGGAAGCAGATGCTTTTCTGTGTTGAAAAGAGGCtgtcatttgtttacattttataaAACACAGATACATCCCACTGTCGTCCAACTTCTATTGGATCCGTGATTTTGGAGGGTACAATTGTGTACAAATGGGATGGAACAGCATTTACAGATTACAGTACAAGTTAGATGTAAGAATATATTAACATAGGTAATGGAATACATTGCAGACCCAAAAACAGACTCACCTCACCCTTTTATCACGAAAGATAAACAGTTACAGATTTACTAGTGATGGTATTTATGGCATACATTCAGAGATAATGGTCAAACCCTGCACTCTCCGGCTCAAGATTTGACACTGGGATTGTGGGAAGCAGGGGTGGTGGGAAAGGGATACTTACAACGTGCCAGAGAGCTACACTGGCAGCTCTGGCAAGGTCGTTACATCTAATATTAACTCCAATTCATAGAAATCAACCAAGAGTTAGGTTTGACCTTCAACACCGCTACAGGTTGTTATTTTTCACTTATAAAGTCCAGTAGGGAATTATTCAGACATAACCTAAAGATaatttcagtgtttcccccagccctgtatggttaaggcggccgccttagggccccgccttgactaccaatgtagatatattttcttttaattaatatgcattaacaaagtagaaaactctcgtagggaaagaaaacatacttccatcaggtgtaaAAATTAAAGATCAATAATGTATCAGTAATACTGTTACAACAATGGTCATGCCATAAGGCTTTTTGAATGAAATTGAaacggagaccccccccccccctatttttGACCAACCCAGAGGATCAACCCAGAGGAAGTTTGACCAACCCAGAGGATCTCTGACCCAAAAGTTTTATGCAACACATTGTACATGACATGTTGACTTAGTGATATAAAGCAGTGTTGTGTACCAGGGAAAGTGGAATGTCAtaaagagagaaacacacaaatggAGTCGAAAACATTCGTGTCACGGTAGTATATTAGAATTCTCTTGCTTCTTCTCTTGCTACTTCTTTGGAAGTAATTATCTCTTGTTGGCACAATGACAGTGCGACTGTAGGCCAAAGATCATGTAATCGTCCCTTCACAGCCTCTTTCTCGACAACATCTCAACAAAGAGTTGCCAAAGAAACCAAACAGAGTATTTTTTCAgagtacttttattacaaaactataaaaacaatgcaaacatgtGAATCGACAGTAGGCATTTATAGAAAAtacattactttgaaaatgTCACACGTGGCTCAACGGCCCGCTGTCACCCTGAACACCTTCTTTCCTACACCCTCGATATTTGGTACGGAGAACAAAACGCTGTTCCTCCGTGTTTGGAATGGTTCAGTTGTTTGCACAAACGTACACATTGAGTGGCATCTCGGGAGCCTGAGGCACCGAGCGCCCAGTGCCTCTTGACTTCACAGAGCAAAGAGCTAAGAAACAGCGAGACTCAGCCATCTGGCACCCATCAAAATGCTGCAGACCGCACGGTGCTCGCACCTCCCTGCTGCGCTGCGCTCCTCCCCTACTACTTGCTGAGCCGCTATCAGGCTGTGTTCCTCCAGTAACAGACCTCCTCTTTCCTGCTGAaggttgtttgaaataaatgtGACAGTGCCATCCAATCACTTCCTACTGCAGCTCCGCCTTAATCTCAAATGTATCAacttccctcctttcctctgttTCTTCCTTCTTTTGTATCTCAGAAAGACACAAATTGGAGGATGGACAACTCCCATCAAATctcttgcaaaacaaaaaagTACAAAGTTTCCCCTATGCATATCAGTTAGCTGTGATTTCACATGAAATAGCTACATCTGCTGAGAAGATGAGTTTACAGTAGATTGATCAAAAGGCACACAACAAAAGGTCATATCGGTTAAGCGTTGGGTCTTTACAGTAGACACCAACTGCTCCCGCTTCACAACACAACtaactcccctccccctcctcctccaaaacTTCTTAAATCTCACAAAGAAAATGGCTTCTTTGTGACGGGGGACTGAGGATTGGGAAGGGAAGTGTGCCGTTTCTTCATCCAGAGCAAGAATCACTTGGGAAAAAGAGGATGTAGAGAGGGTATGAGCTTCCTGTTTGAGTCTGTAAACAGGGAGGGGTCCCTCTTGGATCCGTGCTCGAAGGCGAGCGTGCCCTCCTCTTTCTCCGACCACCCGATAGCGCTGCAGCAGTTGCGCCAGAACGCCTGCCAAGGCCGGTGGCCACGTGAGGTTCTTTTTGAGAGAGAACAAATCTCTTGATTCAGGGTTTGATTGACACTCCACTGGGGCCGCTAGTTCAACACGTCATACAGCGAGGCCTCATGTGAAGGGGCGTGGGATTAGGATCCACCTGCAAACATGAAGACGGTTACGACCAGCTCAGACAAGCGTGATGTCATCGTTTAAAATGTGTTTACTTGAATGGCTATTCCCTTCAGAAATGTTTGTATTATGGCTTCATTGGGGATGGTAAACTAAACAAGGAGAAGTTACGGTCTGCGATCCTTACCACGCTGTAGATGGGCGGCGGGCGGAAGCGGAACTCTTGCACGAAGGCCATGATGCTGCTCAGGTCTCCCGTAGGcgccgggggggcggcggggttGCAATGACCCGCCTGCTCCTCGGTCACCACAGCGCTGTAGTCTGGGGGAGctaaggggagggagaggacaaTCGTGAGCTCCACTGACGCACACCAATAGCAATACACAGAGCCTGTAAGGCCCCAATAACGAACCCGAGTAACAAGGCgcccaacccccccgcccccccgactCGGGTGTTCTGTGGGGacttacgttctggctgctcgGGGATGGCCATGCGGAGCCACTCCAGGTTCACGCTGTACTGGCTGCTCACGCTGGAGGTCCGGCTTCCGAAAGGATGGAGGGGGATGGTTCCCATGACCAGAGGAAGCTCTAGACACAGCTTGGAGGTCCCAGGCACCTCCACGCAAACCTGGAACGAGCAGAGAAGAATCCGTTAGACAATCTTAGTTGCCGGACATCAGGTTGGAAATATTGACAAAGTCATGTTCACTAACTAATACTTCAATAGGCAAATATTTTGACAAAGAGCTAGACATTTTAAGTTTGGCAACTTATAAGACTGATTACATTTAGTCCCACGCTAATATTATGATTTGACACTCTATGTCTTTAGTAGCTCTACCGTCTCCTGTGCAGCCAATGAGAGCTCAGCAGAACCGGGCTCACCCTGAGCGTGTATTCCACCTTGATGATGCGGCACTGCAGGATGGACGGGCCGACAGGCGGGATCTTGAGCGCTCGACCGTGCCACGCCACCCTCCGCCGGGCGCCCACCACGTCCCCGCTCAGGGTGGCCACCACCGCCCGCTTCTGCTTCATGGTGCCGCGGGCGATGaaggtctgggtctgggtgatGTAGGCCTTGGGCACCACCGAGCGCGACGTTGAGTTGTCAAACTCGGCGAACACTGGGATCACCTCGCCTGGAGGGAcacgagggggagagggggggtttaGCTGGTGCCGTCGGCTCAGCCCACAGGGGGGACAGTGGGAAGAGCATTGGTGAATCACAGCTTAGCCAAGAGCCGAAGGAACTTCAGAAAGGGactatttaataggatttaatAGGGTTTATTAATTGCTTTAGTGAAATGCTAAAGAAATGACTGCCCAAAATGATCCAAAAAAATACTGACAAACAGTTGTCTCTGGGACAATGTTAGCTAACAAAAGTAAATAGGTTACTTGTTTGACTCTTGGTTTCTCATCCAGGGCCGGGGAGGTGAAAACATGTTATGGCATAAACTAACTTTGTTTACGTCACAGCTAGGTGCTCAAAACTAGTAGTGCAATAGTATTCACTTTAATGCAGCAAAACTCTTAAGCCCTCTGAGCTCTGATAGCCATGTAAACCAGGTTCTGAACCCTCACCTGGTGTATAGCCCTTGCGATCGATCTTGGCAGTGACAGACACCTCTCCACAGTTGCGGTACCACACCCGTGCCATCTTGTCCTTCGTGCCGGCTTGGGGTGACTGTAAAAATAAGTTATAAGGTCAAAAGTTCACTACACGAAAAGACAACAATCAATaaaaaattttttttaaaaagagttACAAATAATTGAATACGTTATATGAAGAAATGTTTAATTGCAGATTAAAGTGGATGTCTTAAGCTCTGGAGTAGCTTTCGAGTTCTGAGTTGGGAGTCAGTTGGGAATGCTCACCAGCAAGGCAGGCGTGTTGATGTCAATGGGCTGGATGACGGTGAACTCCTTCTTGATCTTCTTCATGGTGGCCCAGGGTCGGTGGAGCTTCACCTTGACCCAGTAGCGGATGCTGCCGTGCTTTCCCTCGAATGACGTCACCAGCGTCTCCTCTGGGAGCTGAAAGCTGAAGGGGAACTCATGGCGGCCGGCAGTGAGCAGGGTCATCTCGCCGTTATCTGAGATaggagaagaaaaacaaactgaTTTAGAATCCATTGATCGTATAAAGCCTTGCAGTCACGCCTTGTTCAGACTGAAAACTTGTATTGTTGAATTGACAGGTCATAAGTATTCAATCGTTTAGTATAATAAACGCAGTGTTGCATGTAGTTCAACACCTCCCTGAACAGGTGAGGGTAATGTATACCTAGGGATTTTGCAGCACAAACGCAGTACGAAAATGAAACTAATTCGAAACAATAATTCTAATATAATCACTGATAGATAAGATGAAATcgaaaataaaagtgcaaacaTGTGGAGTGGTGCTTTCCCAGTCGTTGGGGTAACGGTATCCACACAGCCAAACAATCACATGGCCACTTCCGCTAACCAGAGGGGCGGTTCTCGATTATACAGAAAGATGTTTTTCTAAGCAGAAAGAGTCCTTCAGAGTTGATTTGTGCAGCTATACCCCAACTCGTTCGCAGCGTTTTCGACGAATTCGTGCaaacatgagaaaaaaaatcgGACGTGGTAGTTGTCTGAAAACTTTTCTTCATCAAATAACATTTCATTAGACAAAAGCGACCCGCCTGGTACTTCAGATGCGTCGAGTTGGTAATTGCAAATGACAACTTCTACACTTTCAAGGACAGAGCACACAAaatcattcacatataaggacCTTTGCAAACTTTCTATTATACGATAGGTTCTCCTTCCAGTGGGTTTGAAGTGGATTGGCACGTTGGCCATCAATTCGCACAAATCGCAAGCCTTTAAAAGCTACTTTAAATATACGTTTAGTATCCGAGTATTAAAAACCGTGTCTCAAGGCCAATGAATGGGGTTTCGAACCCAGTCCCCCAATCCACGTTGGACCACCAACTGACCTGTCTGCAGCAGAGACTCCCTGTGGTTCAGATACTCGACTTCATCGCTGTAGTTCTGGGTGTACGCGGTGCTGGAGCCTGCAGAACGGGACTCTGTCCAGTGAACCCGTGCAAAACCTTCGGCGTGCAACTTCAAGGATTCCACTTTGGACTCCCCCGTGAGTTCCAAAACAACTTTCCCAGACACAACATCTCCACTACTGAAGACGGGAGGCGAGTCGATTTCTGGAGAGTCCAAGACGACTTGAAGCTTTTTCAGTTTATCGAATATCATCCTGAGGCGTTTGTTGTGGTCTTCTAACGAGAGCTGGTTTTCAAATACTGTCTGGGCTTTGTGCAAATTAGTTTTCAaagcgtccctgtgtgtgttcctctcgtATGAGATGCAAAAACAAGCACTGACTCAGGCTTGGGCAAGGCAGAGCTATAGCACGCCTCTGGATAGAGGGCGGGTCCTGGTCCGTTACGTAAGGCCTCTGCTGAGCATGGTAGGCCGGCCTATAGAAGCATAAAGATCTTAAATGGGTGTGGAAAAGACTGAGCCGAGAAAAACACCGTCTGGTGATTGATAGTTAGTTGACGAAAACAGGCCTACTGAGCATGCCTCGAATTGCAAGAACctcccatttaaaaaaaaaaaaggttttggtCTGTACCTGGGGGCACAAAGCTATTAAGGCCTGTTGTTGTCGTGGCTTACCACCAAGCATCttggggattttttttatattaggaGGGGAGATGTTATGATCCTTGGTCATTGTTATGAGTTGGAAGTTAGGCCAtcgtgtttgtgttaatgtccCTTCATTTAGTGTATGTTTCCTTGTGTGCTAGCCTTTGATGTGCTTGAGTGGGTCGGATGATTAGTTGatttggtgtttgtgtatggttgTGGGCACTGATTGCCCAGTGGCAGCTAGGTTAAAAGATCAGCAGTGAACCTTAGCCCTCTTACTGCTCAGCTACAAGtgatatgtttgttttgtttctgcttATTTGGGATAAAGGTCAAATAAAGGACTTTTCTTTTGTATGTCTACATTGGTGGGAAGCTGAGTTGGGAGGGGACGAAATCCATGATACTGGCCGGTTACCCTAGGCCCCGGCAAGACAATAACCCACTTGAATTAAACGACAGATTTGGTTTCGTTTAATCAGTAAGGATCGTTTTATTACAGTCTCGTACAAAGACGGACACAAAGGACTTTCTAAAAGTTGTGGCCAGAAGATATATTTGTATAACATACACGGAAGCATTTTAATGTCTCTGTTTTAATATCACAGCAGTTCAGATTCAGGGTTCATAACCCTTCCTCAAAAACAAAAGTTGTTTACGCTTCTTCCCCGATAGGTTGGAATGTTCCAGGCCGCCGCCTGTCGTTCTACGCGGCTCCTGCTACTGACAGCTGCATGCTTCCAACAACAGGACCGTCCGCGTACGGAGCCCGGAGCTTCGGCGCCCCCTGGCGGAGGTCGAACGGGGAGCAACGGGGGAGGCCCGTCGTGAAATTGTCGTCCTGATACAGATATAACCTCTGACTGATGCTTCTGAGTAGGATTGCTTGGCCATTATTCAACATCCGTCATCAGGAAGTAACGTATTTTGCTGAGCCACTTGCACAAGAATTAATATTTACATCTacataaaataattaatcaCATTCTAATTTATTCACAATGCATGAATTGATGAATATATATACTTAAAATGCTATGTAcatattattttcattataCAAGCCggatacaaatacacatacacaacagcAGTGAGATTGAAACATCGTACCATGACTTTGTATCTGACATCCGAGGCAAAACAGATACCGGCTGTTTTTTGCGCTCTGACCATTGGGATCTAACCCATGTGTCACCTCaccctaatgtaatgtaaccacAAAACTATATAGGTTCCAGAAGGATCTGCAGACCCAGGCCCGTGCACCTGTACACCAATATATGTGCACAATGACATTGCAAGACATACAGTCATACCAGATCACAAGCCAACAGGCCTTACAGCTCACAAACCTACAGGTACAAGCTTACAatgtgcacacatgtgcacatttTGGGCCCGTACCTATAGGCTCATGAGCTGTAAAGTCCCACAATGGGGCACCTCACAGGTGCATTTTGGGGAAAAGCCTTCCCCAGTAGAGCCACTACAGCTGAGGGAGAGGGATGTGGGGGGTCTCTAGCTGATCGTGGTACAAGATCAGTGTGgatattattttctttctaaatGAACCCCTTTTTCCCTTAACTTTATTCTGAAGTAAAACCAAGCTggatctgtaaaaaaaaaagtagcccaggggggcgggggcccCCTGGGCCCTGCCCCcctgggtcacacacacacacacacacacacacacacacacacacacacacacacacacacacacacacacacacacacacacacacacacacacacacacacacacacacacacacacacacacacacacacacacacacctgctgtctGCCTGGACCTGATAAGCCAGAAGCCCCACCCTTGCAGAGCTGTTTACAGTGATAGAAACAGCATAGGGCACAGACTGTCACTGTGTAACCACCCCATCAATCCAAAAAATCCTCTCAGAAGCACAACGGACCACAAACATCCCCCCCTTTCCAACATGAAACATCTGCCAGAGACCAGGCTCCTCTGAACCAAACCGACAGAGACTGACACATgccacacttgtgtgtgtgcttgcacagGGCGTGTATGATGCGTCAGTGCAGTAGTACTGGAGTAGTAGTGCTTGTAGTTAGTGCATGCTGTATGCTGCCCCTGCTTGCTACTCTCTGCTTTCAGCTACTGCCGTCGGCTAGCCCTCTTTGCAGGGGGTGAAAAGAGGAGCCGAGTGCGTAAGTCTCCTCCTGCTGATACACAGCCTCTCTACCGCCAAGACTCCTACAGTGCCTCCTCGTGGCCACACACGGTAACTGGTACCTTGCGGTTCCAGGCTAAACTGGTGGAGATCTCGGAGCAGCAGTGGGCCCCAGTGACACGGTGTGCAGGCCCGCCAGTATGCGGACACGCCCTGGCACCTGTCAACCACTGTCCCAGCTATGGGTAAATAGTGAGCAGATGGGGCTCTGCCATGGTAGGCCACCCATCTAGGAGAAGGTCACTCCGAACAAAAACCACAGGCGTTGCTCGCGCCTGGCTCCGCACCGTATACCACCTGAAGGTGTGCAGCAAGGGCGGACGAAGGCATTAAGCCTGAAACGGCCAGAGTAGGGCTGTGAGGAGTTGCGCCCCACAGTCTTTAATAATGTGCAATGTATAGCTTCCATGGAGACACAAGACATCGATAATCCTATACTTCCAGCGGCGGGAGTCCGCAGGAGCCACGCAGCGGACGGTGGTGCTGGTCCTCCTCCGGGGGGACACTATGACGACTGGACCCCAAACCCTCTCCAACGGGGAGGGAGGGTTCAGTCTGACCACAGCCCAATGTCCAATGCACTCTTGCGCTGTAGAAGGCCACTTATTATGGCAACCTACAACGCAAACACAGTGAGGGAAGAGGCGAGGTTGGAAGAACTAGCGCACTGTGCCGAGGATAGGGGAGTGGAGATCCTGGCAGTCCAGGAGCATAGGAGAGTACACACAGACCAGACAATTAACTATCGCAGAGTGGGGGGACGCACGTTCATCACCTCATCTGCATGGCGTAATGATGCCCAGGCAGCAACGGGTGGCGTGGGACTCATGGTGAGCCCCCGAGCACGAAAGGCCCTCCGTAGGGTGCACCCGCACACCAACAGGATCCTTAGTGCCGATTTCGAGGGTAACCCAGTAACAACGGTCATGAGTGTATACTCTCCCACCAACGTAGCACCGATCGAGGAAGTTGAAAAGTTCTACGATGACCTAAGAACAGCGATCCACCATGTGCCGGCTCACAACTTCCTCATAATCCTGGGGGACTTCAACGCGAGACTCGGACCGGAAGACGCACCGTTCACGTACCACACCAATACCAACCGCAACGGAGAACATCTAGCTGCCCTTCTTACGGAACATGAACTACTGGCCGCCAACACCTTGTTCCGTAAGAGAATGGGCAAGAGATGGACATTCCAGGACCGAGCCAGCAGTATGCGACGTCAGCTGGACTACATACTGgtaaggaggaagtggaggaagtCCATCCTAAATGCAGAGTCCTACAGCACGTTCGATTCTGTAGGCTCCGATCACCGTGTGGTCGCCACGAGGCTGCGCCTGAGCCTAAGGGTCCCCAAGAGCGCCCCGAGAGCCCGGCCCGACTGGGAGGCCTTCGCGGGAAGCCCTGAACTCCAGGCCAAATACACAGCGGAGGTGAGAGCCCGCCTACATCTGGCCGAGGAAGGGGAGCCAACGGCCTACGAGCGGTTCCTATCCGCCAACGAAGAGGCAACCAGGAAATGGGTGCCAACAAAGGGGAGACATAGAGCCTCTCCTAGGTCCAAACACCCGGAGGTTGTACGAGCGCGGACACTGGTGGAAGAGGCACGCAGAAGCTTTGAGAGAGTGGGGACCGCAGAGAGTAGGGAGGAGCTGAACAGCGCCAAACAGCAGCTGTTCAGCACCTACGACAGGATCAAAGGGGAAGAATTGATGGAGAAGGTGAAGAAGGTGGAGGCAGAACATGGCAAACAGAGATACAAGGAGTCATGGAAGGTCATAAACGAGATGAGTGGGCGCAAGAAGACGAGAGAGGGACAGCTAGCAGGCTGCAGCCCAGAGGAGAGAGTGACCTCCTGGTTCACCCACTTCCGGGATCTCCTAGGCACCCACCCAACAGTGGACGGAGCTGAGGAAGAGATACCTGCAGTCCTCACAAACCTCAACATTGACGATGGCCCCTTTACAGCTACGGAGTTTGCCAGTGAAGTCCACCCTGAAGCAAGGAAAAAGTGCTGGGCCGGACGGTATCCCCCCAGAGGTCCCTAAACACTGCGATCTCGATAACATCATACTGGAGATCTGCAACCAGGCTCTGATAGAAAACATCAAACCCGATATATGGTCCCTCTCTAATATCATCCCGGTGCCCAAGTCTGGAGATCTGGCTAAGCCGGACAATTATCGTGGCATTAGCCTGACCTGTGTCATAGCGAAGATGTACAACCGCATGATACTAAACCGGATTAGGGACGCCATTGACCCACACCTGAGGGACAACCAAAATGGCTTCAGAAAGGGAAGGACCACCGTAGGCCAGATCCTGGCCTTAAGGAGAATCATTGAGGAAGTGAAGAGGAACAATTTGACAGCGGTGCTATGTTTCATTGACTTCAAAAAAGCATTTGACTCAATAAACAGAAGCATGATGCTGAAAATCCTTAAAGCTTACGGGGTCCCCCCGAATCTACTCCGGGCCACAGAGGCCATGTACAAGGGCACAAGAGCCAAGGTGGTAACCCCAGATGGCATCAGCGAGGAGTTCGACATTCTGGCAGGGGTGCAGCAGGGGGATACTCTTGCCCCCTTCCTCTTTATCATAGCCCTTGACTACGCGCTCAGGAAAGCCATCAACGGGCGGGAACAGGAGCTGGGCTTCACAATCACACCAAGGAAGTCTAGAAGAAGCCCTGCTGTAGCCCTGGCAGACCTAGACTACGCAGATGACATCTGCCTGGTGTCTGACCGCGTGGAGCAGGCACAGGAACTCCTGAACAGAGTAGAGGTGGAATGTGCTAAGGTTGGCCTCAGACTGAACATAAAGAAGACTAAGGTAATCACCTATAACATCTGCACAG
Coding sequences within:
- the arrdc2 gene encoding arrestin domain-containing protein 2 isoform X2, with the translated sequence MIFDKLKKLQVVLDSPEIDSPPVFSSGDVVSGKVVLELTGESKVESLKLHAEGFARVHWTESRSAGSSTAYTQNYSDEVEYLNHRESLLQTDNGEMTLLTAGRHEFPFSFQLPEETLVTSFEGKHGSIRYWVKVKLHRPWATMKKIKKEFTVIQPIDINTPALLSPQAGTKDKMARVWYRNCGEVSVTAKIDRKGYTPGEVIPVFAEFDNSTSRSVVPKAYITQTQTFIARGTMKQKRAVVATLSGDVVGARRRVAWHGRALKIPPVGPSILQCRIIKVEYTLRVCVEVPGTSKLCLELPLVMGTIPLHPFGSRTSSVSSQYSVNLEWLRMAIPEQPEPPPDYSAVVTEEQAGHCNPAAPPAPTGDLSSIMAFVQEFRFRPPPIYSVVDPNPTPLHMRPRCMTC
- the arrdc2 gene encoding arrestin domain-containing protein 2 isoform X1; translation: MCRVALTNAGRIGEEMAFSVLRSFTLELDRPSDAVYTSGGVVSGQVVLVLNNASKVRSMKVVGRGVAMAHWLENCTVGMNAVYNDYTSKITYFRKRQHLIRDNGEMTLLTAGRHEFPFSFQLPEETLVTSFEGKHGSIRYWVKVKLHRPWATMKKIKKEFTVIQPIDINTPALLSPQAGTKDKMARVWYRNCGEVSVTAKIDRKGYTPGEVIPVFAEFDNSTSRSVVPKAYITQTQTFIARGTMKQKRAVVATLSGDVVGARRRVAWHGRALKIPPVGPSILQCRIIKVEYTLRVCVEVPGTSKLCLELPLVMGTIPLHPFGSRTSSVSSQYSVNLEWLRMAIPEQPEPPPDYSAVVTEEQAGHCNPAAPPAPTGDLSSIMAFVQEFRFRPPPIYSVVDPNPTPLHMRPRCMTC
- the arrdc2 gene encoding arrestin domain-containing protein 2 isoform X3; the encoded protein is MAFSVLRSFTLELDRPSDAVYTSGGVVSGQVVLVLNNASKVRSMKVVGRGVAMAHWLENCTVGMNAVYNDYTSKITYFRKRQHLIRDNGEMTLLTAGRHEFPFSFQLPEETLVTSFEGKHGSIRYWVKVKLHRPWATMKKIKKEFTVIQPIDINTPALLSPQAGTKDKMARVWYRNCGEVSVTAKIDRKGYTPGEVIPVFAEFDNSTSRSVVPKAYITQTQTFIARGTMKQKRAVVATLSGDVVGARRRVAWHGRALKIPPVGPSILQCRIIKVEYTLRVCVEVPGTSKLCLELPLVMGTIPLHPFGSRTSSVSSQYSVNLEWLRMAIPEQPEPPPDYSAVVTEEQAGHCNPAAPPAPTGDLSSIMAFVQEFRFRPPPIYSVVDPNPTPLHMRPRCMTC